The Novosphingobium sp. THN1 genome includes a window with the following:
- a CDS encoding S9 family peptidase, which yields MKPRLLLAPLALLGAPLVAQDAPPAPRVIEGTLASGAKWKALIPAQFNGSLLLWSHGYSPRIDPAEPAPAQYRDLLLAKGYALVASDYGAGGWSLEQAVPAQRATVEAFAALEGRPARVLAWGSSMGGLISTALAEQDRPVIDGALAMCPSIGGAVGMMNMGLDGAFATATLIAPNSGLSLVNVADDMANGRKAMAAIDAARQTREGRARIALAGVLGGIPGWTRPERPEPAADDVEAQVDEIAATLVMGTFMPRNDQESRAGGAFSWNIGVDYARQLDRSGRRPFVEAMYRKAGLSLTRDLAALARAPRISAKPSAVRYMLDNYTPTARPRVPLVSLQAVGDGLTSPSLQRAYADAAPRVMMQPLWHKGAGHCRLPAEQVLAAIAHLEQRLASGKWPQRPAQFIDHTPPPMLRPCLRQQGPSGPRCR from the coding sequence GTGAAGCCGCGCCTGCTGCTGGCCCCGCTCGCCTTGCTCGGCGCACCGCTGGTTGCGCAGGATGCACCGCCCGCGCCGCGCGTGATCGAAGGTACGCTCGCCAGCGGGGCGAAATGGAAGGCGCTCATCCCGGCGCAGTTCAATGGCAGCCTGTTGCTGTGGAGCCATGGCTATTCGCCGCGGATCGATCCTGCCGAACCGGCACCTGCGCAGTACCGCGACTTGCTCCTCGCCAAGGGCTACGCGCTCGTGGCGTCGGACTACGGCGCGGGCGGATGGTCGCTCGAACAGGCTGTCCCGGCGCAGCGCGCCACAGTCGAAGCCTTCGCCGCGCTTGAAGGACGGCCGGCGCGGGTGCTGGCCTGGGGTTCGTCGATGGGCGGCCTGATCTCCACCGCGCTGGCCGAACAGGACAGGCCGGTGATCGACGGCGCGCTGGCGATGTGTCCTTCGATCGGCGGCGCAGTTGGCATGATGAACATGGGGCTCGACGGCGCTTTTGCCACGGCCACCCTGATCGCGCCCAATTCCGGGCTGTCGCTGGTCAACGTCGCGGATGACATGGCCAATGGCCGCAAAGCCATGGCGGCAATCGATGCCGCCCGCCAGACCCGCGAGGGCAGGGCGCGCATCGCGCTGGCCGGCGTGCTCGGCGGCATCCCCGGCTGGACCCGGCCCGAGCGTCCCGAACCCGCGGCCGACGATGTCGAGGCCCAAGTCGACGAGATCGCCGCAACGCTGGTCATGGGCACGTTCATGCCGCGCAACGATCAGGAGAGCCGCGCCGGCGGGGCGTTCTCGTGGAACATCGGCGTGGATTATGCCCGGCAACTGGATCGTTCGGGGCGTCGGCCTTTCGTGGAGGCGATGTATCGCAAAGCCGGGCTGAGCCTGACGCGCGATCTCGCCGCGCTGGCCCGCGCGCCGAGGATCAGCGCCAAGCCCTCGGCCGTGCGCTACATGCTCGACAACTACACGCCCACGGCCCGCCCGCGCGTGCCGCTGGTATCGTTGCAGGCCGTGGGAGACGGTCTGACATCGCCGTCGCTTCAGCGCGCCTATGCCGATGCCGCGCCGCGTGTGATGATGCAGCCGTTGTGGCACAAGGGGGCCGGTCACTGCCGCTTGCCGGCCGAACAGGTCCTTGCGGCGATTGCGCATCTCGAACAGCGCCTCGCTTCGGGCAAGTGGCCTCAGCGTCCGGCGCAGTTCATCGATCACACCCCGCCGCCGATGCTGCGTCCGTGCCTGCGACAGCAGGGGCCTTCCGGCCCGCGCTGCCGCTAG